A window from Leuconostoc mesenteroides subsp. mesenteroides encodes these proteins:
- a CDS encoding excinuclease ABC subunit A yields MVDLQKTEYDYTHEERRVIFMIDSKSFYASVECVERNYNPLKALLVVMSEQENTNGGLVLASSPMAKKILGITNVTRQRDIPVCPDLVIAHPRMNLYIQENLRINNIYRRYTDDAHLLPYSIDESILDMTHSWQLFGKTPAEVAFKIQQQVRAETGIYLTVGIGDSPVLAKLALDIEAKHAKNLTGIWHYEDVPNKLWPITQLTDIWSIGSRTARKLNLMGIHSMHDLAHQDPYVFRSKLGLMGEQLLALSWGIDRSDLAENIKPKSKSYSNSQVLPRDYSQQDEIELVIREMADQVATRIRAHQKQTGLVSLFIGYSFTESEQQGSHGFRKQCRISPTNDTNTLMAVMVDLFRKHWHGEVIRHIGIDYGGLVDDTGIQLNLFEQPEHLLKTNKIDQVVDEIRQRFGTTALMRAMSKEDGGTAINRATLVGGHNGGNSYD; encoded by the coding sequence GTGTGTGGAACGTAACTACAATCCATTAAAAGCATTGCTTGTCGTGATGTCAGAACAAGAAAATACAAATGGTGGTTTAGTGTTAGCGTCTTCACCAATGGCTAAGAAAATACTGGGTATTACTAATGTAACCCGACAACGTGATATTCCTGTTTGTCCGGACCTAGTAATTGCTCATCCGAGAATGAATCTTTATATTCAAGAAAATTTACGTATTAATAATATCTATCGACGATACACTGATGACGCGCACTTATTGCCATATTCCATTGATGAATCTATCCTTGATATGACACATTCTTGGCAGTTATTTGGTAAAACACCAGCAGAAGTTGCTTTCAAAATACAACAACAAGTTCGGGCAGAAACCGGCATCTATTTAACTGTTGGTATTGGTGATTCACCAGTCTTAGCTAAATTAGCACTAGATATTGAAGCCAAACATGCGAAGAATTTAACGGGCATTTGGCATTATGAAGACGTACCAAATAAATTGTGGCCAATCACACAACTCACTGATATTTGGAGCATTGGTTCACGGACTGCTCGTAAGCTCAATTTGATGGGCATTCATTCGATGCATGATTTAGCGCATCAAGATCCATATGTCTTTCGTTCGAAACTGGGATTAATGGGTGAACAATTACTAGCTTTGTCTTGGGGTATTGACCGTTCTGATTTGGCTGAAAACATTAAACCAAAAAGTAAGTCTTATAGCAATTCGCAAGTATTACCACGTGATTATAGCCAACAAGATGAAATTGAACTTGTCATTCGTGAAATGGCTGATCAAGTCGCTACAAGAATTCGTGCCCACCAAAAACAAACAGGCTTAGTTAGTTTGTTTATCGGTTATTCTTTTACCGAAAGTGAGCAACAAGGGTCTCATGGTTTTCGGAAACAGTGCCGGATTAGTCCGACCAATGATACCAATACCTTAATGGCTGTTATGGTTGACCTTTTTAGAAAGCATTGGCATGGCGAAGTAATTAGACACATTGGGATTGATTATGGTGGTTTAGTTGATGACACTGGTATACAGCTTAATCTTTTTGAACAACCTGAACATCTTCTTAAAACAAATAAAATTGACCAGGTTGTTGATGAAATTCGGCAACGTTTTGGCACGACTGCTTTGATGCGAGCTATGTCCAAAGAGGATGGGGGAACAGCTATTAATCGAGCTACCCTTGTGGGGGGACATAATGGAGGTAATAGTTATGATTAA